In the Topomyia yanbarensis strain Yona2022 chromosome 3, ASM3024719v1, whole genome shotgun sequence genome, one interval contains:
- the LOC131691908 gene encoding small ribosomal subunit protein eS24 has product MSTATIRTRRFMTNRLLCRKQMICDVLHPGLASVPKKEIREKLAAMYKTTPDVVFVFGFRTNFGGGKSTGFGLIYDTLDYAKKFEPKHRLGRHGLFEKKKMTRKQRKERKNRMKKVRGTKKAKVGQAVKK; this is encoded by the coding sequence ATGTCGACGGCAACAATTCGTACCCGCCGGTTCATGACCAATCGTTTACTGTGCCGGAAGCAGATGATTTGCGATGTTCTGCATCCAGGACTAGCGTCGGTGCCCAAGAAGGAAATCCGCGAAAAACTGGCCGCCATGTACAAAACCACCCCTGATGTGGTGTTCGTGTTTGGTTTCCGCACCAACTTTGGCGGTGGTAAATCAACCGGATTCGGGCTGATCTACGATACCTTGGACTATGCGAAAAAGTTCGAACCGAAGCACCGATTGGGCCGCCACGGACTGTTTGAGAAGAAGAAGATGACCCGTAAGCAGCGTAAGGAACGCAAGAATCGTATGAAGAAGGTGCGCGGTACCAAGAAGGCCAAGGTCGGACAGGCCGTCAAAAAATAA
- the LOC131692191 gene encoding probable ATP-dependent RNA helicase Dbp45A, translating into MTQTTDKKFTELGLKPWITKQMEKLGLRRPTPIQVACIPEILDGHDCIGAAKTGSGKTFAFALPILQKLSEEPTTNFALILTPTHELAHQIAEQFSVAGQPMGVKVCVITGGTDQLLEAQRLQNRPHIVVAMPGRLAAHLSGCNTYSFRALQFLVVDEADRVLSGNFDEDLEVISRFLPKKRQNLFFSATLKELRRENSVFPIEKNAFEWSEGSSVATVETLDQRYILCADYDRDMVLIETLRKFKEEHETASVIIFTNSKKDCQVLSMTLNSIGFGNVCLHGFLRQKERVAALSKFKSKHVRILIATDVASRGLDIPNVQLVLNHRLPKVPNEYIHRVGRTARAGRNGLAISIFRFPRDLEFLGEIEALINTKLTEHPVDQRLVERIFMQVSVARREAEMNLDNKDFDERQHNYRRKKWIEQGLDPDEMEVKWKQEKEARAAERKNRLKNENDERKRRAQQDLAMKDERFLKAVENKKFKKRKFVEAEQLEKLVEKKKTQNNNCKASKLPKNGKLKKKSKKKIVTK; encoded by the exons ATGACGCAAACTACAGATAAAAAGTTCACGGAGCTTGGTCTAAAACCATGGATCACCAAGCAGATGGAAAAACTTG GACTTCGCCGTCCGACGCCAATCCAGGTGGCATGTATCCCAGAAATTTTGGATGGGCACGATTGCATTGGGGCGGCTAAAACTGGTTCTGGTAAAACATTTGCCTTTGCGCTGCCAATTTTGCAGAAACTCAGTGAAGAACCGACGACcaattttgctctcattttaACGCCGACTCATGAATTGGCTCACCAGATAGCGGAGCAGTTTTCGGTGGCAGGCCAACCAATGGGCGTCAAGGTTTGTGTGATTACCGGTGGCACAGATCAGCTGCTCGAAGCGCAGCGGCTACAAAATCGACCGCATATCGTGGTAGCAATGCCGGGGAGGTTAGCTGCTCATTTGTCTGGATGCAATACTTACTCGTTTCGGGCGCTACAGTTTTTGGTTGTGGACGAAGCCGACCGGGTACTGAGCGGAAACTTCGATGAGGATTTAGAGGTTATAAGCAG ATTTTTGCCGAAAAAGCGACAGAATCTGTTTTTCTCTGCAACTCTGAAAGAGCTGAGACGAGAAAACAGCGTGTTCCCGATTGAGAAGAATGCATTCGAGTGGTCTGAAGGAAGCAGTGTGGCTACAGTCGAAACTTTGGATCAACGATATATTCTCTGTGCGGACTATGATCGAGATATGGTGTTGATCGAAACTTTACGGAAGTTTAAAGAGGAACATGAAACAGCTAGCGTTATCATCTTCACGAACTCCAAAAAGGACTGCCAGGTTCTGTCGATGACGTTGAATTCTATTGGATTTGGTAATGTGTGCTTACATGGCTTTTTAAGACAGAAAGAACGAGTAGCTGCACTCAGCAAATTCAAATCAAAACACGTTCGAATCTTAATAGCAACAGACGTTGCAAGTCGTGGATTGGATATTCCAAACGTCCAGTTGGTTCTAAATCACCGACTACCAAAGGTTCCTAATGAGTACATTCATCGAGTAGGTCGCACCGCTCGTGCCGGCCGGAATGGTTTAGccatttcgatttttcgatttcccCGTGATTTGGAGTTTCTCGGGGAAATTGAGGCTCTAATTAATACCAAACTCACGGAGCACCCTGTTGATCAGCGTCTGGTAGAGCGCATTTTCATGCAAGTTAGCGTAGCTCGCCGGGAAGCAGAGATGAACTTGGATAATAAAGATTTCGACGAACGGCAGCATAATTACAGGCGGAAGAAGTGGATCGAACAGGGACTAGATCCGGACGAGATGGAAGTGAAGTGGAAGCAAGAGAAAGAAGCGCGAGCTGCAGAAAGGAAAAATCGCTTGAAGAATGAAAACGACGAACGGAAGCGAAGAGCACAGCAGGATCTAGCGATGAAGGATGAGCGATTTTTGAAAGCGGttgaaaataagaaatttaaaaaacgaaaattCGTCGAGGCAGAACAATtagaaaaactcgttgaaaAGAAAAAGACGCAAAATAATAATTGTAAAGCTAGCAAACTGCCTAAAAACGGAAAGCTTAAAAAGAAAagtaagaaaaaaattgttactaaataa